The Saccharomonospora glauca K62 genome has a segment encoding these proteins:
- a CDS encoding 1,4-alpha-glucan branching protein domain-containing protein — translation MTDTEGTFCLVLHSHLPWLAHHGNWPVGEEWLYQAWAHSYVPVVDLLRRFADEGRRDVLTLGVTPVLAAQLDDPYTLRAFHEWVGHWTLRANQAAMLWRGDELLSDLAVAEHRTAHHVLAEAESHWRHGFSPLLRSLVDAEVIELLGGPATHPFQPLLDRRVRAFALRTGLTDTALRIGHRPEGIWAPECGYAPGMEHDYAEAGVRRFLVDGPSLHGDTAAARTVGSSDVVCFGRDLEVTYRVWSPKAGYPGHSAYRDFHTWAHEVGIKPARVTGKHIAPEDKAPYDPALAADALRLHVKDFVETVVRRLRSLREKHGRPALVVAAYDTELFGHWWHEGPQWLEAVLRALPEAGVRVTTLRGALEAGHLGGPVELPASSWGSGKDWRVWDGEQVADLVQANAALQRRLLALPAPTTARDTVADQAVTEALLALSSDWAFMVTKDSAADYARRRAREHTERFDALAEALRTGRPEGRTLADRYRATALPFGHLDARDLLTAPTPRR, via the coding sequence ATGACCGACACCGAGGGCACGTTCTGTCTCGTCCTCCACAGCCACCTTCCGTGGCTGGCACACCACGGCAACTGGCCCGTCGGTGAGGAATGGCTCTACCAGGCGTGGGCGCACTCCTACGTTCCCGTGGTCGACCTGCTGCGACGGTTCGCCGACGAGGGGCGTCGCGACGTTCTCACCCTGGGCGTCACGCCCGTCCTGGCGGCCCAGCTCGACGACCCCTACACGCTGCGCGCGTTCCACGAGTGGGTGGGCCACTGGACCCTGCGGGCCAATCAGGCGGCGATGCTGTGGCGAGGTGACGAATTGCTGTCCGATCTCGCCGTCGCGGAACACCGCACCGCCCACCACGTCCTGGCCGAGGCCGAGAGCCACTGGCGCCACGGGTTCTCCCCCCTCCTGCGGTCACTCGTGGACGCCGAGGTGATCGAGCTCCTCGGCGGCCCGGCGACCCACCCGTTCCAGCCTCTGCTCGACCGCCGGGTACGAGCGTTCGCGCTGCGCACCGGCCTCACGGACACGGCGCTGCGGATCGGCCATCGCCCCGAGGGCATCTGGGCGCCCGAATGCGGTTACGCGCCCGGCATGGAGCACGACTACGCCGAGGCGGGCGTGCGCCGGTTCCTCGTCGACGGCCCGTCCCTGCACGGCGACACCGCCGCGGCCCGCACCGTCGGCTCCTCCGATGTGGTGTGTTTCGGCCGCGACCTGGAGGTGACCTATCGGGTCTGGTCCCCGAAGGCCGGCTATCCGGGCCACAGCGCCTACCGAGACTTCCACACCTGGGCACACGAGGTCGGCATCAAGCCGGCGCGCGTGACCGGGAAACACATCGCGCCCGAGGACAAGGCCCCCTACGACCCGGCGCTCGCGGCCGACGCGCTGCGCCTGCACGTCAAGGACTTCGTCGAGACCGTGGTGCGCAGGCTGCGCTCGCTGCGCGAGAAACACGGACGTCCGGCGCTCGTCGTGGCCGCCTACGACACCGAGCTGTTCGGCCACTGGTGGCACGAGGGCCCCCAGTGGCTGGAAGCTGTCCTGCGAGCCCTTCCCGAGGCCGGCGTTCGCGTCACCACGCTACGTGGGGCGTTGGAGGCGGGTCATCTCGGCGGACCGGTGGAGCTGCCCGCCTCGTCGTGGGGCTCGGGCAAGGACTGGCGGGTGTGGGACGGGGAACAGGTCGCCGACCTGGTGCAGGCCAACGCCGCCCTCCAGCGACGACTCCTGGCGCTTCCGGCTCCCACCACCGCGCGCGACACCGTGGCCGACCAAGCCGTCACCGAAGCCCTGCTGGCGTTGTCGAGCGACTGGGCGTTCATGGTGACCAAGGACTCCGCGGCCGACTACGCGCGCAGACGGGCCCGCGAGCACACCGAGCGGTTCGACGCGCTCGCGGAGGCCCTGCGCACCGGGCGACCCGAGGGCCGGACACTCGCCGACCGTTATCGGGCCACGGCGCTGCCCTTCGGGCACCTCGACGCCCGAGACCTGCTCACTGCCCCGACCCCGCGGCGATGA
- the aceA gene encoding isocitrate lyase has protein sequence MTEKQNRLEQEAAALEQEWKTNPRWKDVKRSYSAADVVKLRGSVVEEHTLARRGAEKLWNLLHTEDYIHALGALTGNQAVQQVRAGLKAIYLSGWQVAADANLAGQTYPDQSLYPANSVPAVVRRINNALTRADQITWAEGNTDIDWFAPIVADAEAGFGGPLNAFELMKAMIAAGAAGVHWEDQLASEKKCGHLGGKVLIPTKQHERTLNAARLAADVLNVPSVIVARTDAQAATLLTSDVDERDRKFLTGNRTSEGFYEVRNGIEPCIERGLAYAEYADLLWMETSTPDLEVARQFAEAIKAKYPNQMLAYNCSPSFNWKKHLDDDTIAKFQRELGHMGYKFQFITLAGFHALNYSMFDLAKGYANEGMTAYVDLQEREFAAEERGYTATRHQREVGTGWFDLVSTALNPESSTTALTGSTEEAQF, from the coding sequence ATGACCGAGAAGCAGAACCGCTTGGAGCAGGAAGCGGCCGCCCTGGAGCAGGAGTGGAAGACCAACCCCCGCTGGAAGGACGTGAAGCGCTCCTACTCCGCCGCGGACGTGGTCAAGCTTCGCGGTAGCGTCGTCGAGGAGCACACGCTCGCCCGCCGCGGCGCCGAGAAGCTGTGGAATCTGCTTCACACCGAGGACTACATCCACGCCCTGGGCGCGCTCACCGGTAACCAGGCCGTGCAGCAGGTCCGTGCCGGTCTGAAGGCGATCTACCTGTCGGGTTGGCAGGTCGCCGCCGACGCCAACCTGGCCGGCCAGACCTACCCCGACCAGAGCCTCTACCCGGCCAACTCCGTCCCCGCCGTGGTGCGTCGCATCAACAACGCGCTGACCCGCGCCGACCAGATCACCTGGGCCGAGGGCAACACCGACATCGACTGGTTCGCGCCGATCGTGGCGGACGCCGAGGCCGGCTTCGGTGGTCCGCTGAACGCCTTCGAGCTGATGAAGGCCATGATCGCCGCCGGTGCCGCGGGTGTGCACTGGGAGGACCAGCTCGCCTCCGAGAAGAAGTGCGGTCACCTCGGCGGCAAGGTGCTCATCCCCACCAAGCAGCACGAGCGCACCCTGAACGCAGCTCGCCTGGCCGCCGACGTGCTGAACGTGCCGTCGGTGATCGTCGCCCGCACCGACGCCCAGGCCGCGACGCTGCTCACCAGCGACGTCGACGAGCGCGACCGCAAGTTCCTCACCGGCAACCGCACCTCCGAGGGCTTCTACGAGGTGCGCAATGGCATCGAGCCGTGCATCGAGCGTGGTCTGGCCTACGCCGAGTACGCCGACCTGCTGTGGATGGAGACGTCCACTCCGGACCTGGAGGTCGCACGCCAGTTCGCCGAGGCGATCAAGGCCAAGTACCCGAACCAGATGCTGGCGTACAACTGCTCGCCGTCGTTCAACTGGAAGAAGCACCTGGACGACGACACCATCGCCAAGTTCCAGCGCGAGCTGGGCCACATGGGCTACAAGTTCCAGTTCATCACGCTGGCCGGCTTCCACGCGCTCAACTACTCGATGTTCGACCTGGCCAAGGGCTACGCGAATGAGGGCATGACCGCCTACGTCGACCTGCAGGAGCGCGAGTTCGCCGCCGAGGAGCGCGGTTACACCGCCACCCGCCACCAGCGCGAGGTCGGCACCGGCTGGTTCGACCTGGTGAGCACCGCCCTGAACCCGGAGAGCTCCACCACGGCGCTGACGGGCTCCACCGAGGAAGCGCAGTTCTAG
- a CDS encoding glycosyltransferase family 4 protein, producing MRVLMLSWEYPPVVVGGLARHVHALARHLVRGGHEVVVLCRHAAGTDAETHPTTDEVVDGVRLIRVAEDPVHVTFERDLVAWTMSMGHAMIRAGTQLLRTWRPEVVHAHDWLVTQPAIALAEAAEVPLVGTIHATEAGRHSGWLSQPLNQQIHSVEWWLANRVDALITCSEAMRREVAHLFEVPDEAITVIHNGIEERNWYVKGEHVARVRAAHSPDGPMLLFFGRLEWEKGVQDLLDALPEIRRRHPGTRLVVAGAGRHRDELVAQTARLSLDDAVEFVGHLPDAELRAVLSAADAVVLPSRYEPFGIVALEAAAAQAPLVASTAGGLGELVVDGETGLAFAPGDVDGIVRAVDTVLADGEAASRRAHAAASRLATDFDWSRIAEETIRVYRRAKVSPPQSFGRPKIATGNAFA from the coding sequence ATGCGCGTGTTGATGCTGTCGTGGGAATACCCGCCGGTCGTGGTCGGGGGGCTCGCCCGACACGTCCACGCGCTGGCCAGGCATCTCGTGCGCGGCGGGCACGAGGTGGTGGTGCTGTGCAGGCACGCCGCGGGCACCGACGCCGAGACCCATCCCACGACCGACGAGGTCGTCGACGGGGTGCGCCTGATCCGGGTGGCGGAGGACCCCGTCCACGTGACGTTCGAGCGCGATCTCGTGGCGTGGACGATGTCGATGGGCCACGCCATGATCCGCGCGGGGACGCAGCTGCTGCGCACCTGGCGACCGGAGGTCGTCCACGCCCACGACTGGCTCGTCACGCAGCCCGCGATCGCCCTGGCCGAGGCCGCCGAGGTGCCGTTGGTGGGCACCATTCACGCCACGGAGGCGGGCCGCCACTCTGGTTGGCTGTCCCAGCCCCTCAACCAGCAGATCCACTCCGTGGAGTGGTGGCTGGCCAACCGGGTCGACGCGCTCATCACCTGTTCCGAGGCGATGCGCCGCGAGGTGGCGCACTTGTTCGAGGTGCCGGACGAGGCGATCACAGTGATCCACAACGGCATCGAGGAACGGAACTGGTACGTGAAGGGGGAGCACGTCGCCCGTGTACGTGCCGCCCACAGCCCCGACGGCCCCATGCTGTTGTTCTTCGGGCGCCTGGAGTGGGAGAAGGGAGTGCAGGACCTGCTCGACGCGCTGCCCGAGATTCGGCGCAGGCACCCCGGCACCCGACTCGTGGTGGCGGGTGCGGGCAGGCACCGGGACGAGCTCGTGGCCCAGACGGCGCGGTTGTCGTTGGACGACGCGGTGGAGTTCGTGGGGCATCTCCCCGACGCCGAACTGCGCGCGGTGCTGTCGGCCGCCGACGCGGTCGTGCTGCCGAGCCGCTACGAGCCGTTCGGCATCGTGGCACTCGAAGCCGCCGCGGCCCAGGCGCCTCTGGTGGCCTCCACGGCGGGTGGTCTCGGGGAACTCGTCGTCGACGGCGAGACGGGGCTCGCGTTCGCCCCCGGCGACGTCGACGGGATCGTGCGCGCGGTGGACACCGTGCTGGCCGACGGCGAGGCGGCGTCCCGGCGGGCGCACGCGGCCGCTTCCCGGCTGGCGACGGACTTCGACTGGTCGCGCATCGCCGAGGAGACCATTCGCGTCTACCGTCGGGCGAAAGTGTCCCCGCCGCAGTCCTTCGGCCGCCCCAAGATCGCCACGGGCAACGCGTTCGCGTGA
- a CDS encoding nucleoside hydrolase has protein sequence MGTKLIIDTDPGVDDAFAIALAALSEDVDLLGVTTVFGNVGIEATTRNAQRVLALCKRGDVPVAKGAARPLVHVHPHQARYVHGTDGLSGRSAALPEAERPVEPGGAVWLLSRLLEASDEPVTIAPIGPLTNIATLLSARPDLHHKIARIVVMGGALGHGNASAAAEFNIWSDPEAAQRVLGGGEVPCVLVPMDLTYRCAVDREWLETLAASNPMGAALTALTPDYLAHYRKALGWDGMVLHDAVAVAEAIRPGILRTEAVPVSVETSFGPARGATIVDQRRPELREETEVPEGGNTVDVAVDTDLDGLRTFLLERLTLR, from the coding sequence GTGGGGACGAAACTCATCATCGATACCGATCCGGGTGTGGACGACGCCTTCGCGATCGCACTGGCGGCCCTGAGCGAGGACGTCGACCTGCTCGGCGTGACCACGGTCTTCGGCAACGTGGGCATCGAGGCCACCACGCGCAACGCGCAGCGTGTCCTCGCGCTGTGCAAACGCGGTGACGTGCCGGTGGCAAAGGGCGCCGCCCGCCCACTCGTCCACGTCCACCCGCACCAGGCGCGATACGTCCACGGGACGGACGGACTGTCGGGTCGCTCGGCGGCGCTGCCGGAGGCGGAGCGCCCCGTCGAACCCGGCGGTGCCGTGTGGCTGCTGTCGCGGCTGCTGGAGGCCTCCGACGAGCCGGTGACCATCGCACCCATCGGGCCGCTGACGAACATCGCGACGCTGCTGAGCGCCCGCCCCGACCTCCACCACAAGATCGCCAGGATCGTCGTCATGGGCGGCGCGCTGGGGCACGGCAACGCGAGCGCGGCGGCCGAATTCAACATCTGGAGCGACCCCGAGGCGGCACAGCGTGTGCTCGGCGGGGGCGAGGTGCCGTGCGTACTGGTGCCGATGGACCTCACCTACCGCTGCGCGGTCGATCGCGAGTGGTTGGAAACGCTGGCGGCCTCGAATCCCATGGGAGCCGCGCTCACCGCCCTGACGCCCGACTATCTCGCGCACTACCGCAAGGCGCTGGGCTGGGACGGGATGGTGCTCCACGATGCGGTGGCGGTCGCGGAGGCGATCCGACCCGGCATCCTGCGCACCGAGGCGGTCCCCGTGTCCGTGGAGACCTCGTTCGGCCCCGCGCGCGGCGCCACCATCGTGGACCAGCGACGTCCCGAGCTGCGGGAGGAGACGGAAGTGCCCGAGGGAGGGAACACCGTGGACGTGGCGGTGGACACCGACCTGGACGGACTGCGGACGTTCCTCCTGGAACGCCTCACCCTGCGTTGA
- the aceB gene encoding malate synthase A, whose product MADTLNGRLRIAGPMRERYDEILTPAALEFVAKLDNTFAGRRRDLLDARRRRRERLAAGEEKLGFLPDTRWIRSDPSWQVAQPAPGLEDRRVEITGPTDRKMTVNALNSGAKVWLADFEDATSPTWHNIVSGQLNLYDAIRRDIDFTDRGKRYVIGDEPATIVARPRGWHLVEKHIRIDGRPVSASLVDFGLYFFHNARQLLARGSGPYFYLPKLESHHEARLWNDVFLMAQEELGIPRGTIRATVLIETITAAFEMDEILYELREHAAGLNAGRWDYIFSIIKTFASHGADYVLPDRAQVTMTVPFMRAYTELLVRTCHKRGAHAIGGMSAFIPSRDPEVNAVALEQVRQDKEREAGDGFDGSWVAHPGLVPVCREVFDEVLGGWPNQLGKLREDVVVTAHDLLDVASAGGEVTERGVRSNINVALRYIDSWLKGTGAAAIFNLMEDAATAEIARCQVWQWIRNGTKLADGTVVTRERVTEWLDAELADVRAELGEDNRLAEAREIFVETALSEKLPSFFTTGAYARYLTTSS is encoded by the coding sequence ATGGCTGACACGTTGAACGGCCGGCTGCGCATCGCCGGTCCCATGCGCGAGCGCTACGACGAGATTCTCACTCCGGCGGCGCTGGAGTTCGTCGCGAAGTTGGACAACACCTTCGCGGGTCGTCGCCGGGACCTGCTCGACGCTCGGCGTCGGCGCAGGGAGCGGCTCGCCGCGGGCGAGGAGAAGCTGGGCTTCCTGCCGGACACCCGGTGGATTCGCAGCGACCCGTCCTGGCAGGTGGCCCAGCCCGCCCCCGGCCTCGAGGACCGCAGGGTGGAGATCACGGGTCCCACCGACCGCAAGATGACGGTCAACGCCCTGAACTCGGGTGCGAAGGTGTGGTTGGCAGACTTCGAGGACGCGACGTCGCCGACGTGGCACAACATCGTGTCGGGCCAGCTCAACCTGTACGACGCGATCCGGCGTGACATCGACTTCACCGACCGGGGCAAGCGGTACGTGATCGGCGACGAGCCGGCCACGATCGTCGCCAGGCCCAGGGGCTGGCACCTGGTGGAGAAGCACATCCGGATCGACGGCCGTCCCGTGTCGGCCAGTCTCGTCGACTTCGGGCTCTACTTCTTCCACAACGCACGGCAGCTCCTCGCACGGGGCAGCGGACCGTACTTCTACCTGCCGAAGCTGGAAAGCCACCACGAGGCTCGACTGTGGAACGACGTGTTCCTGATGGCGCAGGAGGAACTCGGCATTCCGAGGGGGACGATCCGCGCCACCGTGCTGATCGAGACGATCACCGCGGCGTTCGAGATGGACGAGATCCTCTACGAGCTGCGCGAGCACGCCGCCGGGCTCAACGCGGGCCGCTGGGACTACATCTTCAGCATCATCAAGACCTTCGCCTCGCACGGCGCGGACTACGTGCTGCCCGATCGGGCGCAGGTCACGATGACGGTGCCGTTCATGAGGGCCTACACCGAGCTGCTGGTGCGCACGTGCCACAAGCGCGGTGCCCACGCGATCGGCGGGATGTCGGCGTTCATCCCGAGTCGTGACCCCGAGGTGAACGCCGTCGCGCTGGAGCAGGTCCGGCAGGACAAGGAACGCGAGGCCGGTGACGGCTTCGACGGGTCGTGGGTGGCCCACCCCGGCCTGGTGCCGGTCTGTCGGGAGGTGTTCGACGAGGTGTTGGGCGGCTGGCCCAACCAGCTCGGCAAACTACGCGAGGACGTCGTCGTCACGGCCCACGACTTGCTCGACGTGGCGAGCGCGGGTGGTGAGGTCACCGAGCGGGGCGTGCGGTCGAACATCAACGTCGCCCTGCGCTACATCGACTCCTGGTTGAAGGGCACCGGGGCCGCCGCCATCTTCAACCTGATGGAGGACGCCGCCACGGCGGAGATCGCCCGCTGCCAGGTGTGGCAGTGGATTCGCAACGGCACGAAGCTGGCCGACGGCACCGTCGTCACGCGGGAGCGGGTGACGGAGTGGTTGGACGCCGAACTCGCCGACGTGCGCGCCGAGCTCGGTGAGGACAACCGGCTCGCCGAGGCGCGCGAGATCTTCGTCGAGACGGCGTTGTCGGAGAAACTGCCGAGCTTTTTCACGACGGGCGCCTACGCGAGGTACCTGACGACATCGAGCTGA
- a CDS encoding glycoside hydrolase family 2 protein has product MSEAATSTSPAMAMSTPWTYQVTPDNAHPEHPRPQLTRPTWRTLNGLWEYVGRDADGVVHRGERILVPYPPESRLSGIGRRDERMWYRRTFDVPPEWRTGRVLLHFGAVDQIATVWVNHQLLARHEGGYTAFTVDITDVLRPDAEQEVLVRADDEGNRGTFAVGKQANQPGGILYTGCSGIWQSVWLEAVPEIHVTDLDLTPDLRGFDLVAHVAGASSPPTVDVSVALGDEQVTSVRGAAGERLRLDVPDPLLWGPDHPHLYDVTVRVVNDDGDVLDEVASYVALRTVRVAPDGDGPPRVLLNDRPVFLNAPLDQGYWPDGIYTAPTDEALRFDLERIKALGFNSVRKHVKVEPMRWYHWADRLGLLVWQDMPSLPVVLDNPPGPQAPPVAVARRRFETELRAMLHQLRNVPSIVVWVVFNEGWGEYDTARITEEVKSVDPGRLVVAASGVNCCHSHPDSGAGDVYDDHTYVGPGRPELAATDPRAIVDGEFGGIGLVVEGHMWPGEPLAYEMAPDRDRLTERYVELSTELEALARDRLSGAVYTQLTDVENEVNGLLTYDRRVVKVAVPVVAERNRAVIAAGSGQ; this is encoded by the coding sequence ATGAGCGAAGCAGCGACGTCCACGAGTCCGGCGATGGCGATGTCCACGCCGTGGACCTACCAGGTGACCCCCGACAACGCCCATCCCGAGCATCCCCGCCCGCAACTGACGAGACCGACCTGGCGAACGTTGAACGGCCTGTGGGAGTACGTGGGCCGTGACGCCGACGGCGTCGTCCACCGCGGTGAGCGCATCCTCGTCCCCTATCCGCCCGAGTCGCGACTGTCCGGTATCGGACGTCGGGACGAGCGGATGTGGTACCGCCGGACCTTCGACGTCCCGCCCGAATGGCGCACCGGGCGAGTGCTGCTGCATTTCGGGGCGGTGGACCAGATCGCCACCGTGTGGGTCAACCACCAGTTGCTCGCCCGCCACGAGGGCGGATACACGGCGTTCACCGTGGACATCACCGACGTGCTGCGGCCCGACGCCGAGCAGGAGGTGCTGGTCCGGGCCGACGACGAGGGCAACCGGGGCACGTTCGCGGTGGGCAAGCAGGCGAACCAACCGGGCGGCATCCTCTACACGGGCTGTTCGGGGATCTGGCAGAGCGTGTGGTTGGAAGCGGTTCCGGAGATCCACGTCACCGACCTCGATCTGACACCCGATCTGCGCGGGTTCGATCTCGTCGCCCACGTGGCGGGGGCGTCCTCGCCACCGACGGTGGACGTGTCGGTCGCCCTCGGGGACGAGCAGGTGACGTCCGTCCGGGGCGCCGCCGGGGAACGGCTGCGCCTCGATGTCCCCGACCCCTTGTTGTGGGGTCCCGACCATCCGCACCTCTACGACGTGACCGTGCGGGTGGTGAACGACGACGGGGACGTGCTCGACGAGGTGGCGAGCTACGTGGCGTTGCGCACCGTGCGGGTGGCCCCCGACGGCGACGGTCCGCCCCGTGTGCTGCTCAACGACCGGCCGGTGTTCCTCAACGCGCCCCTCGACCAGGGCTACTGGCCCGACGGGATCTACACCGCGCCCACCGACGAGGCGCTCCGGTTCGACCTCGAACGCATCAAGGCGCTCGGGTTCAACAGCGTGCGCAAGCACGTCAAGGTGGAGCCGATGCGCTGGTACCACTGGGCCGACCGGTTGGGCTTGCTGGTGTGGCAGGACATGCCGTCGCTGCCGGTGGTGCTCGACAACCCGCCCGGTCCGCAGGCGCCGCCCGTGGCCGTGGCACGACGACGGTTCGAGACGGAGTTGCGGGCGATGCTGCACCAGCTCCGCAACGTGCCGTCGATCGTCGTGTGGGTGGTGTTCAACGAGGGCTGGGGCGAGTACGATACCGCTCGCATCACCGAGGAGGTGAAGTCCGTCGACCCCGGTCGTCTCGTCGTCGCCGCCAGCGGGGTCAACTGTTGCCACTCGCACCCCGATTCCGGGGCGGGCGACGTGTACGACGACCACACCTACGTGGGACCGGGACGGCCGGAACTCGCCGCCACCGACCCGAGGGCGATCGTCGACGGGGAGTTCGGCGGTATCGGGTTGGTCGTGGAGGGCCACATGTGGCCCGGCGAGCCCCTCGCCTACGAGATGGCGCCCGACCGGGATCGGCTCACCGAGCGATACGTGGAGCTGAGCACCGAACTGGAGGCGTTGGCTCGCGACCGGCTCTCCGGGGCCGTCTACACCCAGCTCACCGACGTGGAGAACGAGGTCAACGGGCTGCTCACCTACGATCGCAGGGTGGTCAAGGTGGCCGTCCCCGTGGTGGCCGAGCGCAATCGCGCCGTCATCGCCGCGGGGTCGGGGCAGTGA
- a CDS encoding acyltransferase: protein MTSMWGAPVLSRFRAWRRSRRDPRQARFLTAESLRWVWRNRAFTPWYLVRYWRLLKFRLANPHIVLRGMVFLGRNVEIHCRPGYGRMEIGRWVHIGDGNAIRCHEGSLRIGDKVVFGRQNVVNGYLDIEIGAATLIADWVYICDFDHITTDITVPIKDQGIVKSPVRIGPDTWIGTKVSVLRGTRVGRGCVLGAHAVVRGDIADYGIAVGSPARVVRDRREAYEADAERREAVKDMARKANKALKKTLGEA from the coding sequence ATGACGTCGATGTGGGGTGCTCCCGTGCTGTCGCGGTTCCGGGCGTGGCGCCGGAGCCGACGTGATCCCCGGCAGGCACGGTTCCTGACGGCCGAGTCGCTGCGCTGGGTGTGGCGCAACCGGGCCTTCACCCCCTGGTACCTGGTGCGGTACTGGCGACTGCTGAAGTTCCGCCTGGCGAACCCGCACATCGTGTTGCGCGGGATGGTGTTCCTCGGCCGGAACGTTGAGATCCACTGCCGCCCCGGCTACGGCCGCATGGAGATCGGGCGCTGGGTCCACATCGGTGACGGCAACGCCATCCGCTGCCACGAGGGGTCCCTGCGCATCGGCGACAAGGTCGTGTTCGGTCGGCAGAACGTGGTGAACGGCTACCTCGACATCGAGATCGGCGCCGCCACGCTCATCGCCGACTGGGTCTACATCTGCGACTTCGACCACATCACCACCGACATCACGGTGCCGATCAAGGACCAGGGCATCGTGAAGTCGCCGGTGCGGATCGGACCGGACACCTGGATCGGCACGAAGGTGTCGGTGCTGCGGGGGACCCGTGTGGGTCGAGGCTGCGTGCTGGGGGCACACGCCGTGGTGCGCGGCGACATCGCCGACTACGGCATCGCGGTCGGCTCGCCCGCCCGTGTGGTCCGTGACCGCAGGGAGGCCTACGAGGCCGACGCCGAACGCCGGGAAGCGGTGAAGGACATGGCCCGCAAGGCGAACAAGGCGTTGAAGAAGACCCTCGGCGAGGCCTGA
- a CDS encoding short-chain fatty acyl-CoA regulator family protein — MDKTFAGARLRHLRESRSMSQADLARLLEISPSYLNQIEHNTRPLTVPVLLRITEAFGVDAEFFADNDTSRLVAEVREALLDESIGANVSPGEINDLAKNLPSVAEALVKLHRSYRNAIETTAALVTEDGRGVHGSPAAPLPHEEVRDFFYERENYVAELDERAEKMYHELGLRRDEIRNGLRDRLAEHYGVTVTTEGLNLAAGEQHRYEPETRILRMAPTLRIGQQAFRMASQIALLEYDDLITELADSWAFSGAPARSLARVGLANYFAGALILPYRDFHGAAERFRYDIELLSEHFGVGFETVCHRLSTLQRPKLRGIPFSFVRVDRAGNMSKRQSAAGFHFSRVGGACPLWVIYEAFARPGKVLTQVATLPDGKSYFWIARTVSRNIGGYGSPGKVFSVGLGCELRHAHRLVYSSGLNLDDKTAATPIGIGCKVCERPACPQRAFPTIGKQLTVDENTSTFVPYPAVPKTD, encoded by the coding sequence GTGGACAAGACTTTCGCCGGAGCACGACTGCGGCACCTCCGTGAGAGCCGCTCGATGAGCCAGGCCGACCTGGCCCGCCTGCTCGAAATCTCCCCCAGCTACCTCAACCAGATCGAGCACAACACCCGACCGTTGACCGTGCCGGTGCTGCTACGCATCACGGAGGCGTTCGGCGTCGACGCCGAGTTCTTCGCCGACAACGACACCTCCCGGCTCGTGGCCGAGGTCAGGGAAGCCCTGCTGGACGAGTCGATCGGGGCCAACGTCTCCCCCGGAGAGATCAACGACCTCGCGAAGAACCTGCCGTCGGTGGCCGAGGCTCTGGTCAAGCTCCACCGGAGCTACCGCAACGCCATCGAGACCACGGCGGCGCTCGTCACCGAGGACGGCCGGGGCGTCCACGGCAGTCCCGCCGCACCCCTGCCCCACGAGGAGGTGCGCGACTTCTTCTACGAACGCGAGAACTACGTGGCCGAACTCGACGAACGCGCCGAGAAGATGTACCACGAGCTGGGACTTCGGCGCGACGAGATCCGTAACGGGCTGCGCGACCGACTGGCCGAGCACTACGGGGTCACCGTCACCACGGAGGGCCTCAACCTCGCCGCGGGCGAGCAACACCGGTACGAACCGGAGACCCGCATCCTCCGGATGGCTCCGACGTTGCGCATCGGCCAGCAGGCCTTCCGCATGGCCTCACAGATCGCGCTGCTGGAGTACGACGACCTCATCACCGAGCTCGCCGACTCGTGGGCGTTCTCCGGCGCCCCCGCCCGCTCCCTGGCGCGCGTGGGCCTGGCGAACTACTTCGCGGGCGCGCTCATCCTGCCCTACCGGGACTTCCACGGCGCCGCCGAACGATTCCGCTACGACATCGAGCTGTTGTCCGAGCACTTCGGGGTCGGGTTCGAGACCGTGTGCCATCGGCTGTCGACGCTGCAGCGTCCCAAACTCCGGGGAATCCCGTTCTCGTTCGTCCGTGTCGACCGCGCGGGCAACATGTCCAAACGACAGTCGGCCGCCGGGTTCCACTTCTCCCGCGTCGGGGGCGCGTGTCCACTGTGGGTCATCTACGAGGCGTTCGCCCGCCCCGGCAAGGTGCTCACCCAGGTCGCGACGTTGCCCGACGGCAAGAGCTACTTCTGGATCGCCCGCACGGTCTCCCGCAACATCGGCGGGTACGGCAGCCCCGGCAAGGTGTTCTCGGTGGGACTCGGCTGCGAGCTGCGACACGCACACCGGCTCGTGTACTCGTCGGGACTGAACCTCGACGACAAGACCGCCGCCACCCCCATCGGCATCGGATGCAAGGTGTGCGAACGCCCCGCCTGCCCTCAGCGGGCCTTCCCCACGATCGGCAAGCAGCTCACGGTGGACGAGAACACCAGCACCTTCGTCCCCTACCCGGCGGTGCCGAAGACCGACTGA